A genomic stretch from Edaphobacter aggregans includes:
- a CDS encoding Na+/H+ antiporter has protein sequence MSSVESLHSLETVILLLLVMVAVFAVVAHKLKVPYPIVLVLAGLAISFMPRMPHIPLEPSLVFLIFLPPLLFSSAWNASWRDFRHNLLLIGLLAFGLVGFTVWGLAEFSDRFITALDWKAGFLLGAVVSTTDAIAATSIAKQIGLPRRIVDILEGESLLNDATGLLALEIGLAIIARGEMPTVGAGLARLIYLVVGGLGIGLLIGVAVAWMERFIDDGPVEMVVSLIVPYAAYLAGEEAKASGVLAVVACGLYMSRKSATFFSPAVRLQVTGAWEALTFVLNGLVFVLIGLQLPYVVAAIHGKYGTVVLAEYGVIFSVVVIALRMVWVYPAVRIAELVKKWMGHEEKKLDRRSIFVIGWTGMRGVLALAAAISVPEMVNGQPFGPRNLILFLSFCVILVTLVLQGLTLPSVIRALGLAGTEGVDPEETEARRIVFRAAIEYLERERLVCGEEHSHVFNDLMDRYRHKLEHVAEGHDENGENVHIYKHLLEVGEGAVQAEREALLRLQEEGKISDDVVRTIERELDLEDSRFRAVRI, from the coding sequence ATGTCTTCGGTTGAGAGCCTGCATTCGCTGGAGACGGTGATTCTGCTTCTGCTGGTGATGGTGGCGGTGTTTGCCGTGGTGGCGCATAAGCTGAAGGTGCCGTATCCGATTGTGCTGGTGCTGGCTGGGCTGGCGATCAGCTTTATGCCGCGGATGCCACATATTCCGCTGGAACCGAGTTTGGTGTTTTTGATCTTTCTGCCGCCGTTGCTGTTCTCGTCGGCGTGGAATGCTTCGTGGAGGGACTTCCGGCACAACCTGCTGCTGATTGGGCTGCTGGCGTTCGGGTTGGTGGGGTTTACGGTTTGGGGGTTGGCGGAGTTCTCCGACCGGTTCATTACGGCGCTGGATTGGAAAGCTGGATTTCTTCTAGGTGCGGTGGTTTCTACGACGGATGCGATTGCGGCTACTTCGATTGCCAAGCAGATTGGGCTGCCTCGGCGGATCGTCGACATTCTGGAGGGGGAGAGCCTACTGAATGATGCGACCGGATTGCTCGCGCTCGAGATTGGGCTTGCCATTATTGCGCGAGGGGAGATGCCGACGGTGGGGGCGGGATTGGCGCGGCTGATTTATCTGGTAGTGGGCGGGCTTGGGATCGGATTGTTGATTGGGGTGGCGGTGGCGTGGATGGAGCGGTTCATCGACGATGGCCCGGTGGAGATGGTGGTGAGTCTGATTGTTCCGTATGCGGCGTACCTGGCGGGTGAGGAGGCCAAGGCTTCAGGTGTTCTGGCGGTGGTGGCGTGTGGACTTTATATGAGCCGAAAGAGTGCGACGTTCTTTTCGCCTGCGGTTCGTTTGCAGGTGACCGGAGCGTGGGAGGCGCTGACGTTTGTTTTGAATGGCCTTGTGTTTGTGTTGATTGGCCTGCAACTGCCGTATGTGGTGGCGGCGATTCATGGGAAGTATGGGACGGTGGTGCTGGCGGAGTATGGGGTGATCTTTAGCGTAGTGGTGATTGCGCTGCGAATGGTGTGGGTGTATCCGGCGGTGCGGATCGCTGAATTGGTGAAGAAGTGGATGGGGCACGAGGAGAAGAAGCTGGATCGGCGCAGCATCTTTGTGATTGGTTGGACGGGAATGCGTGGGGTGCTGGCGCTGGCGGCGGCGATCTCGGTTCCAGAGATGGTCAATGGGCAGCCGTTTGGGCCGCGGAATTTGATTCTTTTTCTGTCGTTCTGCGTGATTCTGGTGACGCTGGTGTTGCAGGGGTTGACGCTGCCGTCGGTGATTCGCGCGCTGGGCCTGGCAGGGACGGAGGGGGTCGATCCGGAGGAGACAGAGGCGCGGCGAATTGTTTTCCGGGCAGCGATCGAGTATCTGGAGCGGGAGCGGTTGGTGTGCGGTGAGGAACATTCGCACGTCTTCAACGATCTGATGGATCGGTACAGACACAAGCTGGAGCACGTTGCGGAAGGGCATGATGAGAATGGGGAGAATGTTCACATCTACAAGCATCTGCTGGAGGTGGGCGAGGGTGCGGTTCAGGCGGAGCGGGAAGCTTTGCTGCGGCTGCAGGAGGAGGGCAAGATCAGCGACGATGTGGTACGGACGATTGAGCGCGAGCTGGATCTGGAGGACAGCCGGTTTCGCGCGGTGAGGATTTAG